One stretch of Myxocyprinus asiaticus isolate MX2 ecotype Aquarium Trade chromosome 23, UBuf_Myxa_2, whole genome shotgun sequence DNA includes these proteins:
- the LOC127414422 gene encoding CDGSH iron-sulfur domain-containing protein 1-like yields the protein MSTSSSFSKAELITAVSVSIGAAAVGILIYKTFSNKDKCVKAKVNLDLQKDNPKVVHAFDMEDLGDKAVYCRCWRSKEFPYCDGAHAKHNQETGDNVGPLIIKRKEA from the exons atgagcACGTCAAGCTCCTTCAGTAAAG CTGAGCTCATTACTGCAGTCTCTGTGTCAATTGGAGCTGCTGCAGTGGGAATTCTCATCTACAAAACATTTAGCAACAAAGACAAATGTGTGAAGGCAAAGGTGAACCTTGATCTGCAGAAAGACAACCCCAAAGTGGTGCATGCATTTGACATGGAGGACCTGGGTGATAAAGCTGTGTACTGTAGATGCTGGAGATCCAAAGAG TTCCCCTACTGTGATGGCGCACATGCAAAACACAATCAGGAAACTGGAGACAACGTTGGTCCTCTGATCATAAAACGCAAGGAGGCCTAA